One genomic region from Halobacteriovoraceae bacterium encodes:
- a CDS encoding Spx/MgsR family RNA polymerase-binding regulatory protein has product MLKLYGIPNCDTVKKAKVHLENKNIDYEFVDFKKNPPTKKLIKEVQLFLGELPVNRRGTTFRKIKDIYEEASEKEKIEILIVNSSSIKRPILVKDEKICAVGYDVNEYDRIL; this is encoded by the coding sequence ATTTTGAAATTATATGGGATACCAAATTGTGACACTGTTAAAAAGGCCAAAGTACATTTAGAAAATAAAAATATTGACTATGAATTTGTTGATTTCAAAAAAAATCCACCAACCAAAAAACTCATTAAAGAAGTTCAGCTGTTTTTAGGAGAACTTCCTGTGAATAGGAGAGGGACGACTTTTCGTAAAATTAAAGATATCTATGAAGAAGCAAGTGAGAAAGAAAAAATTGAAATTTTAATTGTGAATTCATCTTCAATAAAAAGACCAATTCTTGTAAAAGATGAGAAAATTTGCGCTGTTGGATACGATGTCAATGAATACGATAGAATCCTTTGA
- a CDS encoding DTW domain-containing protein → MNTIESFDDKKGRCYGCFLSKKACLCKDVTPFEVVTKFIILMHPKEFKRERTGTGKITSSFLLDSEVISGVNFDHNSRVNELLNDERFTPFILYPGKKAMNLSTPQGKQEMCEFISKKHKNNLIFVIDGTWACAKTMMRESTCLHTLPRVAFTPQFESQFHIKAQPHKHCLSTIESVYSLVKELEFLKIEKPAPYENMLSTFNKLNEFLINCARDPSLSSYRRGPGYKTKEERSRVVKKWTKYSVFYNE, encoded by the coding sequence ATGAATACGATAGAATCCTTTGATGACAAGAAAGGTCGATGTTATGGATGCTTTCTATCTAAGAAGGCCTGTTTATGTAAAGATGTAACTCCATTTGAAGTAGTGACAAAATTTATCATATTGATGCATCCAAAAGAATTTAAAAGAGAGAGAACTGGAACCGGAAAAATTACATCTTCATTTCTATTGGATTCAGAAGTTATTTCAGGAGTAAATTTTGATCACAATTCTAGAGTAAATGAACTTTTAAATGATGAGCGTTTCACACCTTTTATTCTCTATCCTGGCAAAAAGGCCATGAACTTATCCACTCCACAGGGCAAACAAGAGATGTGTGAATTTATCTCTAAAAAACATAAAAATAACCTCATCTTCGTGATCGATGGAACATGGGCATGTGCCAAGACTATGATGAGGGAAAGTACATGTTTACACACTTTACCTCGTGTTGCTTTTACTCCTCAATTTGAATCTCAGTTTCATATAAAAGCACAACCTCATAAGCATTGTTTATCAACAATAGAATCTGTTTACTCGTTAGTTAAAGAACTCGAATTTCTGAAAATTGAAAAACCAGCTCCCTATGAAAATATGTTATCTACTTTTAATAAACTTAATGAATTTCTGATAAATTGTGCTAGGGATCCCTCTTTGTCGAGTTATCGACGAGGTCCAGGGTATAAAACGAAGGAAGAAAGATCTAGAGTTGTGAAGAAATGGACCAAATACAGTGTTTTTTATAATGAATAA
- a CDS encoding polysaccharide deacetylase family protein produces MRCAKCLLLKMAVLFLIASKCLSREIALIEQLYWPKNIESKIDFDSASRAEILLFYKTIQEELKSKNLSKNISVEQDKIDYESIKKWSINVQEKLVNLYKTAAKSCSHANEIACSFSGDHKQFLKYAQKFYENLDAQYIPWKKASSKFYKIYAREQIRLAAIFNRVSSEVFSFNDSEILGDKFNDGEFLFTMDDGPEFDQINEYTQLLTSLGISGMFFVIGDKLSKTIKNLGFTKVNKIYSKHCIGSHGKIHKPHPKIKNWKESIETTEKIIKKINSNQKIYFRPPFGERNSEILAFANEKKMPIMLWNIDSLDWNELVSPTQLISRVEKLMLLWRRGILLFHDDRLKALGSVKAIDLFVKNNDLKWLDCSKTL; encoded by the coding sequence ATGAGATGTGCAAAGTGTCTTTTGTTGAAAATGGCAGTTTTGTTTTTAATAGCTTCAAAGTGCCTATCTCGAGAAATTGCACTAATTGAACAGCTATACTGGCCAAAAAATATAGAGTCTAAAATAGATTTTGATTCAGCTTCTCGAGCAGAAATACTATTGTTTTATAAAACAATACAAGAGGAGCTTAAATCAAAGAATTTATCAAAAAATATTTCAGTTGAACAAGATAAAATTGATTATGAATCCATTAAAAAATGGTCAATAAATGTTCAGGAAAAATTGGTAAATCTTTATAAAACAGCTGCAAAATCATGTTCTCATGCAAACGAGATCGCTTGTTCATTTTCTGGTGATCATAAGCAATTTCTCAAATATGCACAAAAATTTTATGAAAATTTAGATGCGCAATATATTCCATGGAAGAAAGCGAGCTCAAAATTCTATAAGATTTATGCTAGAGAACAAATTCGACTTGCTGCTATTTTTAATAGAGTAAGTAGTGAAGTATTCAGTTTCAACGATTCTGAAATCTTAGGAGATAAATTCAACGATGGAGAGTTTTTGTTTACTATGGATGATGGCCCAGAGTTTGATCAGATCAATGAGTATACACAACTACTAACCTCATTGGGTATTTCTGGGATGTTTTTTGTGATAGGAGATAAGCTATCTAAAACAATTAAAAATTTAGGATTCACAAAAGTGAATAAAATATACTCCAAACATTGCATTGGTTCTCATGGGAAAATCCATAAACCCCACCCAAAAATTAAAAATTGGAAAGAATCCATCGAGACCACAGAGAAAATAATTAAAAAAATAAATTCCAATCAAAAAATATATTTTCGCCCACCTTTTGGAGAGAGAAATTCTGAAATCCTAGCATTTGCTAATGAAAAAAAAATGCCAATTATGCTTTGGAATATCGATTCGCTTGATTGGAACGAATTAGTATCTCCAACACAGTTAATTTCAAGAGTTGAGAAATTAATGCTCCTTTGGCGTCGAGGAATTCTTCTGTTTCATGATGATAGATTAAAGGCACTTGGATCAGTTAAGGCAATAGATTTATTCGTGAAAAATAATGATTTGAAGTGGTTAGATTGTTCAAAAACACTCTAA
- a CDS encoding class I SAM-dependent methyltransferase — MNCPLCLSPKTNELSFTKMAMYEVCKECRTVYMNPEYFLSKQSEKERYDLHNNTEEDQRYVDYMYYNMQECLSLCDKKFSIGSYSLDYGCGATQIMSNLLESEGLCSISYDPLYFPIELKKAKFDLITAIEVVEHFNNPAKEWQQLFDLLAPDGVLVVRTQLITDVVDFENWWYKNDPTHVTFYHDIGLEWIANKYNRKLKIKNNFIAFL, encoded by the coding sequence TTGAATTGTCCACTTTGTCTTTCTCCCAAAACAAATGAGCTCTCTTTCACGAAGATGGCCATGTATGAAGTCTGCAAAGAATGTCGTACGGTTTATATGAACCCAGAGTACTTTCTTAGCAAACAAAGTGAAAAAGAAAGATATGATTTACACAATAATACTGAGGAAGATCAACGTTATGTTGATTATATGTACTACAATATGCAAGAATGTTTGAGTCTATGTGATAAAAAATTTTCAATTGGCAGCTATTCATTAGACTATGGATGTGGTGCAACTCAAATCATGTCTAACCTTCTGGAGTCAGAGGGCCTTTGTTCCATTTCCTATGATCCACTCTATTTTCCTATCGAACTTAAAAAAGCTAAATTTGATTTGATCACGGCAATTGAAGTCGTTGAACATTTTAACAATCCTGCAAAAGAATGGCAGCAGCTCTTTGACCTACTGGCCCCTGACGGCGTTCTGGTTGTAAGAACTCAACTGATAACCGATGTCGTAGATTTTGAAAATTGGTGGTATAAGAATGATCCAACTCATGTCACTTTTTATCACGATATAGGACTAGAGTGGATTGCAAATAAGTATAATCGGAAATTAAAAATTAAAAATAATTTTATAGCATTTCTTTAG
- a CDS encoding TolC family protein — translation MKAKKLLSLFLLLSLSLRASENSILIDENVLKEYFEKGAPGVDEIEAALLSTKEIESSQLEAFSPTGYVDTNLSKSYQQSVNLYRPITKEAKAVELGVSKNFQSGFSTSVSAYSHMAILSAFPQEDATSGVKLSFGVDLLKNFLGKNTKRILDASSVSVQNSQLESDIRKKALFQSIRKIYWSLVANNESKLITTDLLEFSKKQAEEAKKRQKNSIADAGEVARYQSQYAARKGQLIYLNYQKETLVQQLKEILPELADKKIELGKYELEKTIRDVTQCTQIISSQTSIPYDYTKYDEILSLLTKQNQLLQDYNTTYSDWDLSLYGEVDSNTNKIGMSESLSNYPDEAKSAYALGLKLDIPLGSQIGKTEDIKKRLQQKRYEGQQRVIVGKLGAYHGQTVKNIFLLNNVIDAQVENTTHLKKSLEISKKKYDQARISVRDLINDQDLYLQSNLSEIDTKLAVITTLLNYFSVFTETPCNINK, via the coding sequence ATGAAAGCAAAAAAACTCCTCTCCCTTTTTCTTCTTTTATCCCTTTCTCTAAGAGCTAGCGAAAATTCCATTCTTATTGATGAGAACGTTCTTAAAGAATATTTTGAAAAAGGTGCTCCTGGAGTTGATGAAATTGAAGCTGCGCTACTTTCAACCAAAGAAATTGAATCATCTCAACTTGAGGCCTTCTCTCCCACTGGTTATGTGGATACAAATCTTTCAAAATCTTATCAACAAAGTGTAAACCTTTACAGACCTATTACAAAAGAAGCAAAAGCTGTAGAATTAGGAGTTAGCAAAAATTTCCAAAGTGGGTTTTCAACAAGTGTATCGGCGTACTCTCACATGGCCATTTTATCTGCCTTCCCACAAGAAGATGCTACAAGTGGTGTAAAATTAAGTTTTGGAGTTGATTTACTTAAAAATTTTCTAGGAAAAAATACAAAGAGAATCTTAGATGCTTCATCGGTTTCTGTGCAAAATTCTCAGCTTGAATCAGACATCCGTAAAAAAGCTTTGTTTCAATCTATAAGAAAAATATATTGGTCACTTGTCGCAAATAATGAATCAAAATTGATCACAACTGATCTCCTTGAATTTTCTAAAAAACAAGCTGAAGAGGCGAAAAAAAGACAAAAGAACTCTATTGCAGATGCTGGAGAGGTAGCACGATATCAATCTCAGTATGCAGCAAGAAAAGGACAGTTGATATATTTAAACTATCAAAAAGAGACGTTGGTTCAACAACTTAAAGAAATTCTTCCAGAGCTAGCAGATAAAAAAATAGAACTTGGTAAATATGAGCTTGAAAAAACAATCAGAGACGTTACACAGTGCACGCAAATTATTTCATCTCAAACAAGTATTCCATATGACTATACGAAATATGATGAAATCCTCTCACTTTTAACTAAACAAAACCAACTCTTACAAGATTATAATACAACTTATAGTGATTGGGATTTATCACTTTATGGAGAAGTCGATTCAAATACAAATAAAATTGGAATGTCAGAGAGTCTTTCTAATTACCCTGATGAGGCCAAATCGGCCTATGCATTGGGATTAAAATTAGATATTCCTCTTGGTTCTCAGATTGGTAAAACAGAAGACATCAAAAAAAGGCTACAACAAAAGAGATATGAGGGTCAACAAAGAGTGATTGTAGGAAAATTAGGTGCCTATCACGGACAAACAGTTAAAAATATTTTTCTCCTTAATAATGTAATTGATGCACAAGTTGAAAATACTACTCATCTCAAAAAATCTTTGGAAATAAGTAAAAAGAAATATGATCAGGCCAGAATTTCAGTGAGAGATCTTATTAACGATCAAGATTTATATCTTCAAAGTAATCTCTCTGAAATTGATACAAAATTAGCAGTTATTACTACTTTATTAAACTACTTCTCTGTTTTTACAGAAACACCTTGCAACATAAATAAATAA
- a CDS encoding HIT domain-containing protein, which produces MSECLFCKIVNGEIPSESIFKSEKVYAFRDIYPQAKEHILFIHKNHTSNISEMSSEEFSDVFSAIKDYAIGNNLEKEGFRVVNNCGELAGQSVFHTHFHVLFGEKLGQFGS; this is translated from the coding sequence ATGAGTGAATGTTTGTTTTGTAAAATAGTTAATGGTGAAATCCCTTCAGAATCAATTTTTAAAAGTGAAAAAGTCTATGCTTTTAGAGATATCTATCCTCAAGCAAAAGAGCATATTCTATTTATCCATAAAAACCATACATCGAACATCTCAGAGATGAGTTCAGAAGAGTTTAGCGATGTTTTCAGTGCAATTAAAGACTATGCGATTGGAAATAATCTTGAAAAAGAGGGATTTAGAGTTGTCAATAACTGTGGAGAATTAGCTGGGCAGAGTGTCTTTCACACTCACTTCCATGTTCTTTTTGGTGAAAAATTGGGCCAGTTTGGATCATAG
- a CDS encoding efflux RND transporter permease subunit — MGKLAKFFIENYKLTVVISGFLIIYGVQGLFKMNAESFPSVNMGQAIITTVYRGASAEDIETKITKPIEDEIRQVSGLKDVRSTSQSGLSTIVVRADIDNVEDVDEVMSDIQKAVDRTTKLPVDLEEAPKFVEINSEEFPVLEVAVVGNNDGRLRDKVADALKEEFEDNKNVKEARLTGFAQREFVVKLDQQKLHFHHIGVDEVIQKIKMRNISVPGGSLKGSDDQKLLRIEGKVKSSEELGNVLIRSNFTGQQILLKDVAEVLDSEKEITTKAQYNGEDATLVVVSKKGGSDTIKLVKDLTEVLSTFQKRYDGQLKFVSYLDESIKVENKLTVLSENALTGLILVIVFLFLFLPGRIGILASLSLPFAVMATLGIMPSMGMNLDTITILALVIALGMLVDNSVVISENFTRLRQEGAGPYEAAVESVKQLWLPITGTALTTIAAFLPMLVTRGIMGQFIRFIPMIVSISLTVSLFESFFLLPMRLAHGGGKIKKENEQEAKKDWFHRFEHMFESTMSTLIRHRYIVSFVFTGILAISFYFMAVVNKFVLFPPEQTEVYVARVNIDTGSTLDHTKMLLGKLSKAVEEKMGKDIEHIVARAGISQMNPTDPKKAEGNNVGILVLRASDNTKLNIPHTEILKRLRSIKVEGIKEVTYEAIINGPPVGNDIEATFRSNSISDIDHLIEDIKADLLKVQGISNLKTDDVIGDDEVFVDIDYAKADRLGLSVNNIGNTISTAIGGKNISQVTLDNKDVDINLRFQKDYRKNLEDLGEVKIMDNGMAKNLVPVSTIASFHINNGSPQIKRFDFKKSKTLTGTVDDNLITSVKANSLLMDSYNKHKTKYHNVSLKFGGAQESTNESMASLFDALILSLIGIFALLVFLFKSFLRPAIIMSTIPLGLFGFSIAFYLHDRPISFLALIGIIGLGGIIVNSGIVLISFIDQFREEGKFDLHTILAKASGMRLRAVLVTSLTTISGLIPTAYGIGGTDPILIPMTLAMAWGLTSGTVLTLVWVPCAYAILEDFMGLFSFLKKDRKKNNSEINNLKENDVDNLTELPEQSQKELA, encoded by the coding sequence ATGGGAAAACTAGCAAAATTTTTTATTGAAAACTATAAACTTACTGTAGTCATTTCTGGATTTTTGATAATCTATGGAGTTCAAGGACTCTTTAAAATGAACGCTGAATCTTTTCCAAGTGTAAACATGGGCCAGGCCATTATTACGACTGTTTATCGAGGAGCTTCGGCAGAAGATATTGAAACTAAAATTACTAAACCTATCGAAGATGAAATCAGACAAGTCTCAGGTCTTAAAGATGTCAGATCAACATCACAATCAGGTTTGAGTACGATTGTGGTTAGAGCAGACATTGATAATGTTGAAGATGTAGACGAAGTCATGAGTGATATTCAAAAGGCGGTTGATAGAACAACCAAGCTCCCTGTTGATTTAGAAGAAGCTCCCAAATTTGTAGAAATAAATTCTGAAGAGTTTCCAGTGCTTGAAGTAGCAGTCGTTGGAAATAATGATGGAAGATTAAGAGATAAAGTTGCAGACGCACTCAAGGAAGAATTTGAAGACAATAAGAATGTCAAAGAGGCCAGACTAACTGGTTTTGCACAAAGGGAGTTTGTCGTAAAACTAGATCAACAAAAGCTTCACTTTCATCATATTGGAGTTGATGAAGTTATTCAAAAAATTAAAATGAGAAATATTAGTGTTCCAGGTGGAAGTCTAAAAGGAAGTGATGATCAAAAGCTCTTAAGAATTGAAGGAAAAGTGAAAAGTTCTGAAGAACTTGGTAATGTATTAATAAGATCAAATTTTACCGGACAACAAATTTTATTAAAAGATGTTGCAGAAGTTTTAGATAGTGAAAAAGAAATCACAACTAAAGCTCAATATAATGGAGAAGATGCCACTCTCGTAGTTGTAAGTAAAAAAGGTGGTTCAGACACAATCAAACTTGTTAAAGATTTAACTGAAGTGCTGTCAACGTTTCAAAAAAGATATGATGGACAGTTAAAATTTGTTTCATATTTAGACGAATCCATAAAAGTTGAAAATAAACTCACAGTTTTAAGTGAAAATGCCTTAACAGGATTAATCCTAGTTATCGTTTTTTTATTTCTCTTTCTACCAGGTCGAATTGGAATTTTGGCCAGTTTATCTCTTCCCTTCGCAGTTATGGCAACTCTAGGAATTATGCCCTCAATGGGAATGAATCTTGATACAATCACAATTTTGGCCCTGGTTATAGCTCTTGGGATGTTAGTTGATAACTCTGTTGTTATTTCAGAAAACTTTACGAGACTAAGACAAGAGGGTGCTGGCCCTTATGAAGCTGCTGTTGAATCCGTTAAGCAATTATGGCTCCCAATCACAGGAACGGCCCTTACTACAATTGCTGCTTTTTTGCCAATGCTTGTGACCAGAGGGATCATGGGACAATTTATCCGTTTCATTCCAATGATTGTATCAATTTCACTTACAGTTAGTTTATTTGAAAGTTTTTTCCTTCTTCCAATGAGACTTGCACATGGAGGTGGAAAGATTAAAAAAGAAAATGAACAAGAGGCCAAAAAAGATTGGTTTCATAGATTTGAACATATGTTTGAAAGTACGATGTCTACACTCATTAGACATCGTTATATAGTTTCTTTTGTCTTTACTGGAATTTTAGCAATTTCATTTTATTTTATGGCCGTTGTAAACAAGTTTGTACTCTTTCCACCAGAACAGACAGAAGTTTATGTTGCAAGAGTAAATATTGATACAGGATCCACATTAGACCATACAAAAATGTTACTCGGTAAACTTTCTAAGGCAGTTGAAGAAAAAATGGGGAAAGACATAGAACATATTGTTGCTCGTGCAGGGATTTCACAAATGAATCCAACTGATCCTAAGAAAGCTGAAGGTAACAATGTTGGGATTCTTGTGCTAAGAGCATCAGATAATACTAAACTTAATATACCTCACACTGAAATTCTTAAGAGATTAAGATCTATAAAAGTTGAAGGAATTAAAGAAGTAACATATGAAGCAATTATTAATGGGCCTCCTGTTGGAAATGATATTGAAGCAACTTTTAGATCAAATAGTATAAGTGATATTGACCATCTCATTGAAGATATTAAAGCTGACCTTCTCAAAGTCCAAGGTATTTCAAACTTAAAAACTGATGATGTTATTGGTGATGATGAAGTCTTTGTAGATATTGATTACGCAAAAGCAGACCGTTTAGGTTTAAGTGTCAACAACATTGGAAACACTATAAGTACAGCTATTGGTGGTAAAAATATTTCTCAAGTTACATTGGACAATAAGGATGTAGATATCAATTTGAGATTTCAAAAGGATTATCGAAAAAATCTTGAAGATCTTGGCGAAGTTAAAATTATGGACAATGGAATGGCAAAAAACTTAGTTCCTGTATCCACAATTGCCTCATTTCATATCAATAATGGTTCACCACAAATAAAACGTTTTGATTTCAAAAAATCAAAAACCTTAACGGGTACAGTCGACGATAATTTGATCACTTCTGTTAAGGCCAATTCACTTTTGATGGATTCTTACAATAAACACAAAACAAAATATCATAACGTTTCATTGAAATTTGGTGGAGCACAGGAAAGTACAAACGAATCAATGGCCTCACTCTTTGATGCTTTAATTCTCTCTTTAATTGGGATTTTTGCACTCCTTGTTTTTCTTTTTAAAAGCTTCTTACGGCCTGCAATTATTATGTCAACTATTCCACTTGGGTTGTTTGGATTTTCAATTGCTTTCTATTTGCACGATAGACCAATAAGTTTTCTTGCCTTAATTGGTATCATTGGCCTTGGAGGTATCATTGTAAATTCGGGTATTGTCCTTATTTCATTTATCGATCAATTTAGAGAAGAAGGAAAATTTGATCTCCATACAATTTTGGCCAAAGCTTCAGGAATGAGACTTAGGGCCGTACTCGTAACTTCACTTACTACAATATCTGGTTTAATCCCTACAGCTTATGGAATTGGTGGAACAGATCCAATTCTAATCCCAATGACTCTGGCCATGGCGTGGGGATTAACTTCTGGAACTGTTTTAACTCTTGTTTGGGTGCCTTGTGCTTATGCTATTCTTGAAGATTTTATGGGACTTTTTTCTTTTCTTAAAAAAGACAGAAAGAAAAATAATTCTGAAATAAATAATTTAAAAGAAAATGATGTTGACAACTTAACTGAATTGCCTGAACAAAGTCAAAAGGAGTTAGCATGA
- a CDS encoding class II glutamine amidotransferase, which translates to MCRLFGFRSVIHSKVHQSLLHAENALQAQSLSHPDGWGVAYYLVGTPHIVKSEAMAGEDKIFKKVSGVVSSETVIAHIRSSTVGSNNILNTHPFQFGPWVFAHNGNIKNFEKYKKRIYSKINQTLRRFILGETDSEYIFYFLLSAIYSSGNINNIDLSIEMATLMIRERLIDLTNIIGQFEKEDSTDNTKTYLTFLLTNGRIMLGHEGGKTLHYSTYKTKCSDRDLCPYFVKECESQSKTGKINHLIFASEPTSTENIWLKMKNGLIIGVDQNMKLHIS; encoded by the coding sequence ATGTGTAGGCTATTTGGATTTCGTTCTGTCATTCATAGCAAGGTCCACCAAAGCTTGTTACATGCCGAAAACGCTCTGCAAGCTCAATCTCTTTCTCATCCTGATGGTTGGGGAGTTGCTTATTATCTCGTCGGAACTCCTCATATAGTTAAATCTGAAGCAATGGCCGGAGAGGATAAAATATTTAAGAAAGTTTCTGGTGTTGTATCTTCAGAAACTGTAATTGCACATATTAGATCAAGTACTGTAGGATCAAATAATATACTTAATACACATCCTTTCCAGTTTGGCCCCTGGGTATTTGCTCATAATGGCAATATAAAAAATTTTGAAAAATACAAAAAAAGAATTTATTCAAAAATCAATCAAACCCTAAGACGTTTTATTTTGGGGGAAACTGATAGTGAATATATTTTTTATTTCTTATTGTCGGCTATTTACTCTTCTGGAAATATTAATAATATAGATTTAAGTATCGAGATGGCCACTCTAATGATTCGTGAAAGACTTATTGATCTTACAAATATCATAGGACAATTTGAAAAAGAAGACTCAACTGATAATACCAAAACCTATCTTACCTTTCTTTTAACGAACGGAAGAATTATGCTGGGCCACGAGGGAGGGAAAACTCTTCACTACAGTACATATAAAACAAAATGTAGCGATAGAGATTTATGCCCTTATTTCGTGAAAGAATGTGAGTCCCAAAGTAAGACAGGAAAAATCAATCACCTCATTTTTGCAAGTGAACCCACCAGTACTGAAAATATTTGGCTAAAAATGAAAAATGGATTAATTATTGGCGTAGATCAAAATATGAAACTTCATATTTCTTAA
- a CDS encoding ThiF family adenylyltransferase: METTIQQTFSKSNYFNYQQAFIRNLGWVTQTEQEIIRNAKIGIVGMGGVGGHHLHALARMGFSNFKVTDLDHFEIQNFNRQFNAYMSTLGIPKTQAIKQTCLDINPLASVETFSNGIDLNNMDQFLDGLDVVCDGLDLYASHLRGPLYELAHKKGIYVVSAGPFGLGTSLMAFSPYKMSFNHYFDLEKDDLTVEAKIIRFLVGMSPKLLHRKYIASPEHIDLFNGKLPSIHAGCYAASAALASCVFKIILGRGNNLFAPWSYQVDFYRNIMKKSWIPFGNRNLIQKFKIKWAHKMFEVKEFN; the protein is encoded by the coding sequence ATGGAAACAACTATTCAACAAACATTTTCAAAATCAAATTATTTTAATTACCAACAAGCATTTATTCGAAACCTTGGTTGGGTGACCCAAACAGAACAAGAAATCATCAGAAATGCAAAAATTGGTATCGTTGGCATGGGAGGTGTTGGTGGGCATCATTTACATGCTCTGGCCAGAATGGGTTTTTCAAATTTTAAAGTGACTGATCTTGATCATTTTGAAATTCAAAATTTTAATAGGCAGTTTAATGCCTACATGTCTACTCTAGGTATTCCAAAAACTCAGGCCATCAAACAAACTTGTCTGGATATTAATCCTCTTGCGAGCGTAGAGACATTTTCAAATGGGATTGATTTAAATAATATGGACCAATTCTTAGATGGACTAGATGTGGTGTGCGATGGTTTAGATCTCTATGCTAGTCATCTTAGAGGGCCTCTATACGAATTGGCCCATAAAAAAGGAATTTATGTTGTAAGTGCAGGTCCTTTTGGATTGGGAACCTCTCTAATGGCATTTTCTCCTTATAAAATGAGTTTTAATCATTATTTTGATCTTGAAAAAGATGATCTAACAGTTGAGGCAAAAATTATTCGATTTTTGGTTGGAATGTCTCCAAAATTATTACATAGAAAGTATATTGCTTCACCTGAACACATTGATCTTTTTAATGGTAAGCTACCCTCAATTCACGCTGGTTGTTACGCCGCTTCAGCTGCACTTGCCTCCTGTGTTTTTAAAATTATACTTGGGCGAGGGAACAACCTGTTTGCGCCCTGGAGTTATCAAGTTGATTTTTATAGAAATATTATGAAAAAATCTTGGATACCTTTTGGGAACAGAAACCTCATTCAGAAATTTAAAATCAAATGGGCCCATAAGATGTTCGAGGTTAAGGAGTTTAATTAA
- a CDS encoding TetR/AcrR family transcriptional regulator, protein MNALQQANSKESTKEKILNVAYELFSRKGFDGTSIRDIAKEAEVNLGAVNYHFQSKDRLYFEVFQHSIKWVDKQITEISDKKNMSVLKLAVETLNFFLQNQNAMRNIFKLFLNDNFPMLDDIPKDQLHFCPPGEEAFMKLLQKEYGDKIPPQAQIWVIKNIFSLVNHFGLISSTTYYQKLCKEIPQAGCVFDETSISHHVNATIEYALANPEKFDHYKHLYEVIKNSKGK, encoded by the coding sequence ATGAATGCTTTGCAACAAGCAAATTCAAAAGAATCAACAAAAGAAAAAATTTTAAATGTGGCCTATGAATTATTTTCAAGAAAAGGTTTTGATGGCACATCTATTCGAGATATAGCAAAAGAAGCAGAAGTGAACTTAGGTGCCGTCAATTATCACTTTCAAAGTAAAGATAGACTTTATTTTGAGGTTTTTCAGCACAGTATAAAATGGGTTGATAAACAAATTACAGAGATTTCAGACAAAAAAAATATGTCTGTATTAAAACTGGCAGTCGAAACTTTGAACTTTTTTCTACAAAATCAAAATGCGATGAGAAATATTTTCAAACTTTTTCTGAACGATAATTTTCCTATGCTTGATGATATTCCAAAAGATCAATTACATTTTTGCCCCCCAGGAGAAGAGGCCTTCATGAAATTATTACAAAAAGAATATGGAGATAAAATTCCTCCTCAGGCCCAAATATGGGTAATCAAGAATATTTTTTCCCTCGTTAATCATTTTGGCCTTATCTCAAGTACGACCTATTATCAAAAACTCTGTAAAGAAATTCCCCAGGCCGGATGTGTCTTTGATGAGACTTCTATTTCTCACCATGTTAATGCAACGATTGAATATGCGCTGGCCAATCCGGAAAAATTTGATCATTATAAGCACCTTTACGAAGTAATTAAAAACAGCAAGGGTAAATGA